A DNA window from Enterobacter asburiae contains the following coding sequences:
- the ftsH gene encoding ATP-dependent zinc metalloprotease FtsH, protein MAKNLILWLVIAVVLMSVFQSFGPSESNGRKVDYSTFLQEVNQDQVREARINGREINVTKKDSNRYTTYIPVNDPKLLDNLLTKNVKVVGEPPEEPSLLASIFISWFPMLLLIGVWIFFMRQMQGGGGKGAMSFGKSKARMLTEDQIKTTFADVAGCDEAKEEVGELVEYLREPSRFQKLGGKIPKGVLMVGPPGTGKTLLAKAIAGEAKVPFFTISGSDFVEMFVGVGASRVRDMFEQAKKAAPCIIFIDEIDAVGRQRGAGLGGGHDEREQTLNQMLVEMDGFEGNEGIIVIAATNRPDVLDPALLRPGRFDRQVVVGLPDVRGREQILKVHMRRVPLAPDIDAAIIARGTPGFSGADLANLVNEAALFAARGNKRVVSMVEFEKAKDKIMMGAERRSMVMTEAQKESTAYHEAGHAIIGRLVPEHDPVHKVTIIPRGRALGVTFFLPEGDAISASRQKLESQISTLYGGRLAEEIIYGVEHVSTGASNDIKVATNLARNMVTQWGFSDKLGPLLYAEEEGEVFLGRSVAKAKHMSDETARIIDQEVKSLVERNYARARQILTDNMDILHSMKDALMKYETIDAPQIDDLMARREVRPPAGWEDPGASNNSDNNGTPRAPRPVDEPRTPNPGNTMSEQLGDK, encoded by the coding sequence ATGGCGAAAAACCTAATACTCTGGCTGGTCATTGCCGTTGTGCTGATGTCAGTATTCCAGAGCTTTGGGCCCAGCGAGTCGAATGGCCGCAAGGTGGATTATTCTACCTTCCTGCAGGAGGTCAATCAGGACCAGGTTCGCGAAGCGCGTATCAACGGACGTGAGATCAACGTTACCAAGAAAGATAGTAACCGTTACACGACTTACATCCCGGTGAACGATCCTAAGCTGCTTGATAACCTTCTGACCAAAAACGTCAAGGTGGTAGGTGAGCCGCCAGAAGAACCAAGCCTGCTGGCTTCTATCTTCATTTCCTGGTTCCCGATGCTGCTTCTTATCGGCGTCTGGATCTTCTTTATGCGCCAGATGCAGGGCGGCGGTGGCAAAGGTGCCATGTCGTTCGGTAAGAGCAAGGCGCGTATGCTGACGGAAGACCAGATCAAGACTACCTTCGCTGACGTCGCCGGTTGTGACGAAGCGAAAGAAGAGGTGGGTGAACTGGTTGAGTACCTGCGTGAACCGAGCCGTTTCCAGAAGCTGGGCGGTAAGATCCCGAAAGGCGTGCTGATGGTTGGCCCTCCGGGTACCGGTAAAACCCTACTGGCGAAAGCCATCGCGGGCGAAGCGAAGGTGCCGTTCTTTACTATTTCAGGTTCTGACTTCGTTGAAATGTTCGTGGGTGTCGGTGCATCTCGTGTGCGTGACATGTTTGAGCAGGCCAAAAAGGCAGCACCGTGCATTATCTTCATCGATGAAATCGACGCCGTGGGCCGCCAGCGTGGCGCAGGTCTGGGCGGTGGTCACGATGAACGTGAACAGACGCTGAACCAGATGCTGGTTGAGATGGACGGCTTCGAAGGTAACGAAGGTATCATCGTTATCGCGGCAACTAACCGTCCGGACGTACTTGACCCTGCGCTGCTGCGTCCAGGCCGTTTCGACCGTCAGGTTGTTGTGGGTCTGCCGGACGTTCGCGGTCGTGAACAGATTCTGAAAGTTCACATGCGTCGCGTACCGCTGGCGCCAGATATCGACGCGGCAATCATTGCGCGCGGTACCCCGGGCTTCTCCGGTGCTGACCTGGCGAACCTGGTCAACGAAGCTGCTCTGTTTGCCGCTCGCGGTAACAAGCGCGTCGTATCCATGGTGGAGTTTGAGAAAGCGAAAGACAAAATTATGATGGGTGCGGAACGTCGCTCCATGGTGATGACGGAAGCGCAGAAAGAGTCCACGGCATACCACGAAGCGGGTCACGCGATTATCGGTCGCCTCGTGCCGGAACACGATCCGGTGCATAAAGTGACGATTATTCCGCGCGGTCGTGCGCTGGGTGTGACTTTCTTCCTGCCTGAAGGCGACGCGATCAGCGCCAGCCGTCAGAAGCTGGAAAGCCAGATTTCGACCCTGTACGGCGGTCGTCTGGCAGAAGAGATTATCTACGGTGTGGAACATGTTTCTACCGGTGCGTCCAACGACATTAAAGTTGCGACAAACCTGGCGCGTAACATGGTGACGCAGTGGGGCTTCTCCGACAAACTCGGTCCGCTGCTGTATGCAGAGGAAGAGGGTGAAGTATTCCTCGGCCGTTCTGTGGCTAAAGCGAAACATATGTCCGATGAGACGGCTCGTATCATCGACCAGGAAGTAAAATCTCTGGTAGAGCGTAACTACGCACGTGCACGCCAGATCCTGACCGACAATATGGACATCCTGCATTCGATGAAAGATGCGCTCATGAAATATGAGACCATCGATGCACCGCAGATTGACGACCTGATGGCGCGCCGTGAAGTGCGTCCGCCAGCAGGCTGGGAAGACCCAGGCGCTTCCAATAATTCTGACAACAATGGCACCCCGCGTGCGCCGCGTCCGGTTGATGAACCGCGTACGCCAAACCCGGGCAACACCATGTCAGAACAGTTGGGCGATAAGTAA
- the greA gene encoding transcription elongation factor GreA, translated as MQAIPMTLRGAEKLREELDFLKSVRRPEIIAAIADAREHGDLKENAEYHAAREQQGFCEGRIKDIEAKLSNAQVIDITKMPNNGRVIFGSTVTVLNLDNDEEQTYRIVGDDEADFKQNLISVNSPIARGLIGKEQDDVVTIRTPGGEVEYEIIKVEYL; from the coding sequence ATGCAAGCTATTCCGATGACCTTACGTGGTGCCGAAAAACTGCGCGAAGAGCTGGATTTCCTGAAATCCGTGCGTCGCCCTGAAATCATCGCCGCTATCGCGGATGCGCGCGAGCATGGCGACCTGAAAGAGAACGCTGAATACCACGCCGCGCGTGAGCAGCAGGGCTTCTGCGAAGGGCGTATTAAAGATATCGAAGCAAAACTGTCCAATGCACAGGTTATCGATATCACCAAAATGCCTAACAACGGGCGTGTGATCTTTGGTTCTACCGTTACCGTCCTGAACCTGGACAACGACGAAGAGCAGACCTATCGCATCGTGGGTGATGATGAAGCAGACTTCAAACAGAACCTGATTTCAGTGAACTCCCCGATTGCTCGCGGCCTGATTGGCAAAGAGCAGGACGATGTTGTCACCATTCGCACCCCTGGCGGTGAAGTGGAATACGAAATTATTAAGGTTGAATACCTGTAA
- the dacB gene encoding serine-type D-Ala-D-Ala carboxypeptidase — protein MRFSRFIIGLTTSITFTAQAANVDEYINQLPAGANLALMVQKVGAQAPEIDYHSQQMALPASTQKVITALAALLQLGPDFRFTTTLETKGNVEGGALKGDLIARFGGDPTFKRQDIRNMVAVLKKSGVQKIDGNVLIDTSIFASHDKAPGWPWNDMTQCFSAPPAAAIVDRNCFSVSLYSAPKPDDLAFIRIASYYPVTMFSQVRTLAKGSPDAQYCELDVVPGDLNRFTLTGCLTQRADPLPLAFAIQDGASYAGAILKDELKQAGITYTGTLLRQTQVNQPGTVIASKQSPPLHDLLRIMLKKSDNMIADTVFRMIGHARFGVPGTWRAGSDAVRQILRQQAGIELGNTIAVDGSGLSRHNLISPATMMQVLQYIAQHDTELNFISMLPLAGHDGSLQYRAGLHAAGVDGKVSAKTGSLQGVYNLAGFITTASGQRMAFVQYLSGYAVEPTDQRNRRIPLVRFESRLYKDIYQNN, from the coding sequence ATGCGATTTTCCAGATTTATCATCGGATTGACTACCAGTATAACGTTCACCGCCCAGGCCGCGAATGTTGATGAGTACATTAATCAGCTCCCCGCAGGCGCGAACCTTGCCCTGATGGTGCAGAAGGTTGGCGCACAGGCTCCCGAGATTGACTATCACAGTCAACAGATGGCGCTGCCTGCCAGTACCCAAAAGGTGATCACTGCCCTTGCCGCCCTGCTCCAGCTCGGGCCTGACTTCCGTTTTACGACCACACTCGAGACCAAAGGTAACGTCGAGGGTGGCGCACTGAAAGGCGATCTTATCGCCCGTTTTGGCGGCGATCCGACCTTTAAGCGCCAGGATATCCGCAATATGGTTGCGGTACTGAAAAAATCTGGCGTGCAGAAAATTGATGGCAATGTGCTGATCGACACGTCTATCTTTGCCAGCCACGATAAAGCCCCAGGCTGGCCGTGGAACGACATGACCCAATGTTTTAGCGCCCCGCCCGCCGCCGCAATCGTTGACCGTAACTGCTTCTCGGTTTCGCTTTACAGCGCACCAAAGCCAGATGATTTAGCGTTTATCCGCATAGCGTCCTACTACCCGGTCACAATGTTTAGCCAGGTCCGCACGCTGGCGAAAGGCTCCCCGGATGCGCAATATTGTGAGCTGGACGTCGTGCCGGGCGATCTTAACCGCTTCACGCTTACCGGCTGCCTGACGCAGCGCGCCGATCCGCTGCCGCTGGCCTTTGCGATACAGGATGGTGCAAGCTACGCGGGTGCCATTCTGAAAGATGAGCTGAAACAAGCGGGCATAACCTACACCGGCACGCTGCTTCGCCAGACGCAGGTCAACCAGCCCGGCACGGTCATCGCCAGCAAACAGTCTCCTCCGCTGCACGATTTACTGCGAATCATGCTGAAAAAGTCGGACAACATGATTGCCGACACCGTGTTCCGCATGATTGGCCACGCGCGTTTCGGCGTGCCGGGAACCTGGCGCGCGGGTTCAGACGCCGTTCGTCAGATCCTGCGCCAGCAGGCCGGGATCGAGCTGGGTAATACCATCGCCGTCGATGGCTCCGGATTATCGCGTCATAATTTGATCTCTCCGGCCACGATGATGCAGGTGCTTCAGTACATTGCACAGCATGACACTGAGCTAAACTTTATTTCAATGCTGCCGCTGGCCGGGCATGACGGTTCGCTGCAGTACCGTGCCGGGCTTCACGCTGCCGGCGTGGATGGCAAAGTATCCGCTAAGACAGGCTCGCTGCAGGGGGTTTACAACCTTGCAGGCTTCATCACTACCGCCAGCGGACAACGCATGGCATTCGTGCAGTATCTTTCCGGCTATGCCGTCGAACCGACCGACCAGCGCAATCGCCGTATTCCGCTTGTTCGCTTCGAAAGCAGGCTTTATAAGGACATCTACCAGAATAACTAG
- the pmrA gene encoding two-component system response regulator PmrA, whose product MKLLIVEDDLLLQEGLALGLANEGYALDCAGTAAEADALIQSGEYSLVILDLGLPDKDGATLLSQWRRRGIANPVLILTARDAIEDRITGLDAGADDYLVKPFALAELQARVRALIRRYQGHSDNLLTDGDITLNLQTQQVLRRDQAVEVTPKEFALLTRLIMRSGQTVHRETLQQDIYSWQDDPGSNTLEVHIHNLRRKLGKDRIKTVRGVGYRLESQK is encoded by the coding sequence ATGAAACTACTCATAGTTGAAGACGATCTGTTATTGCAGGAAGGGCTGGCGCTGGGGCTGGCCAATGAAGGGTATGCCCTCGACTGTGCTGGCACCGCAGCGGAGGCGGACGCCCTGATCCAGAGCGGCGAATACAGTCTGGTGATCCTCGATTTGGGCTTGCCTGATAAAGACGGCGCCACGCTGCTCAGCCAGTGGCGACGCCGCGGTATCGCCAACCCGGTGTTGATCCTGACGGCACGCGATGCCATTGAAGATCGCATCACCGGCCTCGATGCAGGCGCAGATGATTACCTGGTGAAGCCTTTTGCGCTTGCGGAGCTGCAGGCGCGAGTGCGGGCGTTGATTCGCCGCTATCAGGGCCATAGCGATAACTTACTCACCGACGGCGATATTACGCTGAATCTGCAAACCCAGCAGGTATTGCGCCGGGACCAGGCGGTAGAGGTGACGCCAAAAGAGTTCGCCCTGCTTACGCGTCTGATCATGCGCAGCGGGCAAACGGTGCACAGAGAGACGCTCCAGCAGGATATCTACTCCTGGCAGGACGATCCGGGGTCAAATACCCTTGAAGTTCACATTCACAACCTGCGTCGCAAGCTCGGCAAGGACAGAATCAAAACCGTCCGTGGCGTTGGCTATCGCCTTGAGAGCCAGAAATGA
- the yhbY gene encoding ribosome assembly RNA-binding protein YhbY codes for MNLSTKQKQHLKGLAHPLKPVVMLGNNGLTEGVLAEIEQALEHHELIKVKIASEDRDTKNLIVEAIVRETGACNVQVIGKTLVLYRPSKERKISLPR; via the coding sequence ATGAATCTGAGTACTAAACAAAAACAGCACCTTAAAGGTCTGGCACATCCGCTCAAGCCTGTAGTGATGCTTGGCAACAATGGTTTGACCGAAGGGGTGCTTGCCGAGATTGAACAAGCGCTGGAACACCACGAGCTGATCAAGGTGAAAATCGCCTCTGAAGACAGAGACACTAAAAACCTGATCGTGGAAGCCATCGTGCGCGAAACCGGCGCCTGTAATGTACAGGTCATCGGTAAAACGCTGGTGCTCTACCGCCCATCTAAAGAGCGTAAAATCTCGCTGCCACGCTAA
- the folP gene encoding dihydropteroate synthase — MKLFAQDSHLDLSHPHVMGILNVTPDSFSDGGTHNTLIEAVKHANLMINAGATIIDVGGESTRPGAVDVSVEEELARVVPVVEAIAQRFEVWISVDTSKPEVIREVARVGAHIINDIRSLTEPGALEAAAETGLPVCLMHMQGQPKTMQEAPKYDDVFADVNRFFIEHIARCERAGIPKEKLLLDPGFGFGKNLSHNYALLARLSEFHHFDLPLLVGMSRKSMIGQLLNVGPSERLSGSLACAVIAAMQGAHIIRVHDVKETVEAMRVVEATLAAKENKRYE; from the coding sequence ATGAAATTATTCGCTCAGGACTCGCATCTCGATCTTTCACATCCCCATGTGATGGGGATCCTGAATGTTACCCCTGACTCCTTCTCTGACGGCGGCACGCATAACACGCTTATCGAGGCGGTTAAGCACGCGAATTTAATGATTAATGCGGGTGCCACCATTATTGACGTGGGCGGCGAATCGACGCGTCCTGGTGCGGTGGACGTGTCTGTGGAAGAAGAGCTGGCGCGCGTGGTGCCGGTGGTTGAAGCTATCGCGCAGCGGTTTGAAGTATGGATCTCCGTTGATACCTCTAAACCCGAAGTGATTCGTGAAGTGGCGAGAGTGGGCGCTCACATTATCAATGATATTCGCTCGCTCACTGAGCCCGGCGCACTTGAAGCCGCGGCAGAGACGGGGTTACCGGTATGCTTGATGCACATGCAGGGCCAACCGAAAACCATGCAGGAAGCACCGAAGTACGACGATGTCTTTGCCGACGTGAATCGCTTCTTTATTGAGCATATTGCGCGCTGTGAACGTGCAGGTATCCCAAAAGAGAAATTGCTGCTCGACCCGGGGTTCGGTTTCGGTAAAAATCTCTCCCACAATTATGCGTTGCTTGCGCGCTTATCGGAATTCCATCACTTTGACCTGCCGCTGCTGGTGGGGATGTCGAGAAAGTCGATGATTGGGCAGTTGCTGAACGTGGGGCCGAGCGAACGCCTGAGCGGCAGCCTGGCCTGCGCGGTGATTGCGGCGATGCAGGGCGCGCACATTATTCGTGTCCATGACGTCAAAGAAACAGTAGAAGCCATGCGTGTGGTGGAAGCCACACTGGCAGCGAAGGAAAACAAACGCTATGAGTAA
- the secG gene encoding preprotein translocase subunit SecG — MYEALLVIFLIVAIALVALIMLQQGKGADMGASFGAGASGTLFGSSGSANFMTRTTAILATLFFIISLVLGNINSNKTSKGSEWENLSAPAKTEQTQPAAPAKPTSDIPH; from the coding sequence ATGTACGAAGCTCTTTTAGTTATTTTCCTTATTGTAGCCATCGCTCTCGTAGCGCTGATCATGCTGCAGCAAGGTAAAGGCGCTGATATGGGAGCCTCCTTCGGAGCAGGCGCTTCCGGTACGCTGTTCGGTTCAAGTGGTTCTGCGAACTTCATGACCCGCACAACGGCGATTCTGGCTACGCTGTTCTTCATCATCAGCCTTGTGCTTGGCAATATCAACAGCAACAAGACCAGCAAAGGAAGCGAGTGGGAAAATCTGAGCGCGCCAGCGAAAACTGAGCAAACTCAGCCAGCTGCACCGGCTAAGCCAACCAGCGATATCCCGCACTAA
- the glmM gene encoding phosphoglucosamine mutase, which translates to MSNRKYFGTDGIRGRVGDAPITPDFVLKLGWAAGKVLARHGSRKIIIGKDTRISGYMLESALEAGLAAAGLSASFTGPMPTPAVAYLTRTFRAEAGIVISASHNPFYDNGIKFFSIDGTKLPDDVEEAIEAEMEKEITCVDSAELGKANRIVDAAGRYIEFCKGTFPNELSLAHLKIVVDCANGATYHIAPNVFRELGAKVITIGCEPDGLNINEQVGATDVRALQARVLAEKADLGIALDGDGDRVIMVDHEGNKVDGDQILYIIAREGLRQGQLRGGAVGTLMSNMGLELALKQLGIPFVRAKVGDRYVLEKLQEKGWRIGAENSGHVILLDKTTTGDGIVAALQVVAAMARNHMSLHDLCSGMKMFPQILVNVRFTAGKGDPLENENVKAVMADVEAALGNRGRVLLRKSGTEPLIRVMVEGEDEAQVTEFAHRIADAVKAA; encoded by the coding sequence ATGAGTAATCGTAAGTATTTTGGTACCGATGGTATCCGTGGGCGTGTAGGCGATGCTCCCATCACTCCTGATTTTGTCCTGAAGCTCGGCTGGGCTGCTGGCAAAGTGCTGGCGCGTCATGGTTCCCGTAAGATCATTATCGGTAAAGACACCCGTATTTCCGGCTATATGCTGGAGTCCGCGCTGGAGGCGGGTCTGGCGGCGGCTGGACTGTCCGCTTCCTTTACGGGCCCAATGCCAACGCCTGCTGTCGCGTATCTGACGCGCACTTTCCGTGCGGAAGCGGGGATTGTCATCTCAGCTTCTCACAACCCGTTCTACGACAACGGCATTAAATTCTTCTCCATTGACGGCACCAAGCTCCCGGATGACGTGGAAGAAGCGATTGAAGCCGAAATGGAAAAAGAGATCACCTGTGTAGATTCCGCAGAGCTGGGTAAAGCGAACCGTATCGTTGATGCGGCGGGCCGTTATATCGAATTCTGTAAAGGCACCTTCCCGAATGAGCTAAGTCTTGCTCACCTCAAAATTGTGGTGGACTGTGCAAACGGCGCGACCTATCACATCGCCCCGAATGTCTTCCGCGAACTGGGTGCGAAAGTCATCACCATTGGCTGCGAGCCGGATGGTCTGAACATTAACGAGCAGGTGGGGGCAACTGATGTTCGTGCCTTGCAGGCGCGTGTTCTGGCAGAGAAAGCCGACCTGGGCATTGCGCTGGACGGCGACGGTGACCGCGTGATCATGGTCGACCACGAAGGTAACAAGGTAGACGGCGATCAGATCCTCTACATCATTGCCCGTGAGGGCCTGCGTCAGGGCCAGCTGCGCGGCGGTGCGGTGGGCACGCTGATGAGTAACATGGGCCTGGAACTGGCGCTGAAACAGCTCGGTATTCCGTTTGTCCGCGCGAAAGTGGGTGACCGCTATGTGCTGGAAAAACTGCAGGAGAAGGGCTGGCGCATCGGTGCAGAAAACTCGGGTCACGTGATCCTGCTTGACAAAACTACCACCGGGGACGGTATCGTGGCCGCGCTGCAGGTGGTTGCCGCGATGGCGCGCAACCATATGAGCCTGCACGATCTGTGCAGCGGGATGAAAATGTTCCCACAGATCCTGGTTAACGTACGCTTCACTGCCGGTAAAGGCGATCCGCTGGAAAACGAGAACGTCAAAGCGGTGATGGCTGACGTTGAAGCGGCCCTGGGCAATCGTGGACGCGTGCTGCTGCGTAAGTCCGGTACTGAACCGCTGATCCGCGTGATGGTGGAAGGTGAAGATGAAGCGCAGGTAACCGAATTTGCACACCGTATTGCGGACGCTGTGAAAGCTGCATAA
- the rlmE gene encoding 23S rRNA (uridine(2552)-2'-O)-methyltransferase RlmE codes for MTGKKRSASSSRWLQEHFSDKYVQQAQKKGLRSRAWFKLDEIQQSDKLFKPGMTVVDLGAAPGGWSQYAVTQIGGTGRIIACDLLPMDPIVGVDFLQGDFRDELVLKALLDRVGDSKVQVVMSDMAPNMCGTPAVDIPRAMYLVELALEMCRDVLAPGGSFVVKVFQGEGFEEYLKEIRSLFAKVKVRKPDSSRARSREVYIVATGRK; via the coding sequence ATGACAGGTAAAAAGCGTTCTGCCAGCTCCAGCCGCTGGCTTCAGGAACACTTTAGCGATAAATATGTTCAACAGGCACAGAAAAAGGGGTTGCGTTCCCGTGCCTGGTTTAAACTTGATGAAATACAGCAAAGTGACAAACTTTTTAAGCCGGGGATGACGGTTGTTGACCTCGGTGCGGCACCTGGCGGATGGTCCCAGTATGCGGTAACGCAGATCGGCGGAACGGGCCGAATCATCGCGTGCGATCTTTTACCAATGGATCCCATCGTCGGTGTCGACTTCCTTCAGGGTGACTTTCGTGATGAATTAGTGCTGAAAGCGTTACTTGATCGTGTAGGTGACAGTAAGGTCCAGGTTGTCATGTCTGATATGGCACCAAATATGTGCGGAACACCGGCGGTGGATATCCCCCGCGCCATGTATCTGGTGGAGCTAGCGTTAGAAATGTGTCGTGATGTACTAGCGCCTGGTGGTAGTTTTGTTGTGAAGGTGTTTCAGGGCGAAGGTTTCGAGGAGTATCTTAAGGAAATTCGCTCCCTGTTTGCGAAGGTTAAAGTTCGTAAGCCGGACTCTTCCCGGGCCCGTTCCCGAGAAGTGTATATTGTAGCGACCGGGCGAAAATGA
- the rimP gene encoding ribosome maturation factor RimP has translation MSTLEQKLTEMITAPVEALGYELVGIEFVRGRTSTLRIYIDSEDGINVDDCADVSHQVSAVLDVEDPITVAYNLEVSSPGLDRPMFTAEHYVRFTGEEVALVLRMAVQNRRKWQGIIKAVDGEMITVTVEGKDEVFALSNIQKANLVPHF, from the coding sequence TTGTCCACATTAGAGCAAAAATTAACAGAGATGATTACTGCACCGGTCGAAGCACTGGGCTACGAACTGGTCGGCATCGAATTCGTTCGCGGCCGTACATCGACGCTGCGCATCTATATTGATAGTGAAGATGGCATCAATGTTGATGATTGTGCTGATGTCAGCCACCAGGTGAGTGCGGTTCTTGATGTTGAAGACCCGATTACCGTTGCGTACAACCTGGAAGTTTCCTCACCTGGCCTCGATCGCCCGATGTTCACGGCCGAGCACTATGTGCGCTTTACCGGTGAAGAAGTGGCTCTCGTTCTGCGTATGGCCGTACAGAACCGCCGTAAATGGCAGGGAATTATCAAAGCCGTTGATGGTGAAATGATCACGGTGACAGTCGAAGGCAAAGATGAAGTGTTCGCGCTGAGTAATATCCAGAAGGCGAACCTGGTTCCCCACTTTTAA
- the argG gene encoding argininosuccinate synthase: protein MTTILKHLPVGQRIGIAFSGGLDTSAALLWMRQKGAVPYAYTANLGQPDEDDYDAIPRRAKEYGAENARLIDCRKQLVAEGIAAIQCGAFHNTTGGLTYFNTTPLGRAVTGTMLVAAMKEDGVNIWGDGSTYKGNDIERFYRYGLLTNAELQIYKPWLDTDFIDELGGRHEMSEFMIACGFDYKMSVEKAYSTDSNMLGATHEAKDLEFLNSSVKIVNPIMGVKFWDENVKIQAEEVTVRFERGHPVALNGKTFSDDVELMLEANRIGGRHGLGMSDQIENRIIEAKSRGIYEAPGMALLHIAYERLLTGIHNEDTIEQYHSHGRQLGKLLYQGRWFDPQALMLRDALQRWVASAITGEVTLELRRGNDYSILNTVSDNLTYKAERLTMEKGESVFSPDDRIGQLTMRNLDITDTREKLFNYVENGLLSASSGNGLPQVENLEHSDKK from the coding sequence ATGACGACGATTCTCAAGCATCTTCCGGTAGGACAACGTATTGGCATCGCTTTCTCAGGCGGCCTGGATACCAGCGCTGCACTGCTGTGGATGCGCCAGAAGGGAGCGGTTCCGTACGCCTATACTGCGAACCTGGGTCAGCCGGATGAGGACGACTACGATGCCATACCTCGTCGCGCTAAAGAGTATGGTGCAGAGAACGCGCGCCTGATTGACTGCCGTAAGCAACTGGTCGCTGAAGGTATCGCGGCTATTCAGTGCGGTGCGTTCCATAACACCACCGGCGGCCTGACCTATTTCAACACCACCCCTCTGGGCCGTGCGGTCACCGGCACTATGCTGGTTGCGGCGATGAAAGAAGACGGCGTCAACATCTGGGGTGATGGTAGCACCTATAAAGGTAACGATATTGAACGTTTCTATCGTTATGGCCTGCTGACCAACGCCGAACTGCAGATCTACAAGCCGTGGCTGGATACCGACTTCATCGACGAGCTGGGTGGCCGTCATGAAATGTCCGAGTTTATGATCGCCTGCGGCTTCGACTATAAGATGTCAGTCGAGAAGGCCTACTCCACCGACTCCAACATGCTGGGTGCGACGCACGAAGCGAAAGACCTGGAATTCCTGAACTCCAGCGTGAAGATCGTTAACCCGATCATGGGCGTGAAGTTCTGGGACGAGAACGTCAAAATCCAGGCTGAAGAAGTGACCGTGCGTTTCGAACGCGGCCATCCGGTTGCGCTGAACGGTAAAACCTTCTCTGATGATGTTGAACTAATGCTGGAAGCTAACCGTATTGGTGGTCGTCACGGTCTGGGCATGAGCGATCAGATTGAAAACCGCATCATCGAAGCGAAAAGCCGTGGCATCTATGAAGCCCCGGGAATGGCGCTACTGCACATCGCTTACGAGCGTCTGCTGACCGGCATTCACAACGAAGACACCATCGAGCAGTATCACTCTCATGGCCGTCAACTGGGTAAACTGCTGTATCAGGGCCGCTGGTTCGATCCACAGGCGCTGATGCTGCGTGATGCGCTGCAGCGTTGGGTGGCAAGCGCGATCACCGGTGAAGTGACGCTGGAGCTGCGTCGCGGCAACGACTACTCCATCCTGAACACCGTGTCTGACAACCTGACCTATAAAGCAGAGCGTCTGACCATGGAGAAAGGTGAATCCGTGTTCTCACCGGACGATCGTATTGGTCAGCTGACCATGCGTAACCTGGACATCACCGATACCCGCGAGAAGCTGTTCAACTATGTTGAGAATGGCCTGCTCTCCGCCAGTTCAGGTAACGGTCTGCCGCAGGTTGAAAACCTGGAGCACAGCGATAAGAAGTAA